Part of the Bacillota bacterium genome, CGAACGTCCATCTGACCAAGATTGTCAATGGAACGAAGACCGAATCGCACCTCTGCGAGCAATGCGCGCGCGAGAAGGGCGAGCTCGACTTCTTTACCGAGCCGAAGTTCTCGTTCCCGAGCCTTCTCGCGGGACTTCTGCAGCATGACCCGGGTTTCGCGGGGCCCGTGAGCCTTCCGAGCAGCGTAACGAACCGCTGCAGGGGATGCGGCCTGGACTTCTCCGAATTCCGCAACACGGGGTTTCTTGGATGCCCTGAGTGCTACGACGAGTTCCGGCCGCGGCTCGAGCCGCTGCTCAGGCGAGTTCACGGCAGCGTTCGCCATACTGGGAAGGTCCCGGGAAGGACGGGTGCCGTGACTGGCAAGAGACGGGAGCTCGAGAACCTGCGTGCGGAGCTAGCCAGGCTGGTCGCCAAGGAGCAGTACGAAGAGGCTGCGAAAGTCCGCGACAGGATCCGATCCCTTGAGAAAGCCCTCGCGGACGAATCCTAGGGAGGTGCGAACGTGTCACTCGGAGACATAATAGACAGGACGTCCAGTGCGTGGATGCAAGCGGACGCCCCGTCCGCCGACGTGGTACTGAGCTCGCGCGTACGGCTCGCCAGGAATATCGCGGGCGTTCCCTTTCCGCATCAAGCATCCGAGGCGGACCTCGCGAAGGTCGTGGAATATGCCCAAAAGGCGATCCGGGTATCGAAGGGCCTGACGGACCTCGTGGTGATCCGCTTGTCCGAGACACCCGCCCTCGACCGGCAGATCCTGGTGGAAAAGCACCTCATCAGTCCGCAGCATGCGCAGGGGGCGAAGCATCGCCTGGTCGCGATACGCCCTGACGAGACGGTGAGCGTGATGGTAAACGAGGAAGACCATCTTCGCATCCAGGCGCTTCTGCCGGGGCTGCAGCTCAAGGAGGCCCTCCGGTTGGCGAGCCAGGTGGACGACGCGTTCGAGGGCGCCGTGGATTACGCATTCGACGACAGGCTGGGGTACATCACCGCCTGTCCCACCAACGTGGGCACAGGGCTTCGCGCCTCGGTCATGGTGCATCTGCCCGCCCTCACCACCACGGGTCAAGTGGGGCGGGTGCTGGCCACTGTCTCCAATGTCGGGGTGGCGGTGAGAGGCTTGTACGGTGAAGGCTCTGAGGCAACGGGGAATGTCTTTCAACTCTCAAATCAGGTGACCCTCGGCCGGCCCGAAGTCGAGTTGGTGGACAACCTCGCGGGCGTCACCAAGCAGATCATCGATCAAGAACGCAGCGTCCGCGAGAAGCTGGTGCGCGAGAGGAGAGACCAGCTCGAGGACAAGGTGAACAGGGCGTACGGACTCCTGTCCCACGCTCGGCTCATGACATCCCAGGAGGCTCTGGGGCTTCTCTCGGACGTCAGGCTTGGGGTTGAGGCCGGGCTGCTCCCCGACGTTGAGGCGAAGACCTTGAACGAGCTCATGGTCATCACTCAACCGGCCTA contains:
- a CDS encoding UvrB/UvrC motif-containing protein, which produces MVCDECGKRPANVHLTKIVNGTKTESHLCEQCAREKGELDFFTEPKFSFPSLLAGLLQHDPGFAGPVSLPSSVTNRCRGCGLDFSEFRNTGFLGCPECYDEFRPRLEPLLRRVHGSVRHTGKVPGRTGAVTGKRRELENLRAELARLVAKEQYEEAAKVRDRIRSLEKALADES
- a CDS encoding protein arginine kinase codes for the protein MSLGDIIDRTSSAWMQADAPSADVVLSSRVRLARNIAGVPFPHQASEADLAKVVEYAQKAIRVSKGLTDLVVIRLSETPALDRQILVEKHLISPQHAQGAKHRLVAIRPDETVSVMVNEEDHLRIQALLPGLQLKEALRLASQVDDAFEGAVDYAFDDRLGYITACPTNVGTGLRASVMVHLPALTTTGQVGRVLATVSNVGVAVRGLYGEGSEATGNVFQLSNQVTLGRPEVELVDNLAGVTKQIIDQERSVREKLVRERRDQLEDKVNRAYGLLSHARLMTSQEALGLLSDVRLGVEAGLLPDVEAKTLNELMVITQPAYLQRIMGRELAPHERDVRRAALIREKIRARKEGR